One window from the genome of Lynx canadensis isolate LIC74 chromosome E3, mLynCan4.pri.v2, whole genome shotgun sequence encodes:
- the RUSF1 gene encoding RUS family member 1 isoform X2 has translation MADASTLNRPLCCEQFGSGAARGCFAAADGSLQWEAWGWRWWDFSGAFTVKPQRLAGGAGGALGTASPPLSSLIAVFLPQGFPDSVSPDYLPYQLWDSVQAFASSLSGSLATHAVLLGIGVGNAKASVSAATATWLVKDSTGMLGRIIFAWWKGSKLDCNAKQWRLFADILNDVAMFLEIMAPIYPIFFTITICTSNLAKETLVNLAGLLVSLLMLPLVSDCPGFSLGCFFFLTALHIYANYRAVRALVIETLNEGRLRLVLKHFLQRGEVLGPTSANQMEPLWTGFWPSQSLSLGVPLHRLTSSVFDLQQLVEGHQEPYLLRWDLSQNQVQVVLSQMAGPETILRAATHGLVLEALQGDGPLPRGLEELRNQVWAGPEKDNWVIVRDTHQVLDKLFPKFLKGLQDAGWKTEKHQLEVDEWRATWLLSPEKKVL, from the exons ATGGCTGACGCCTCGACTCTTAATCGCCCACTGTGCTGTGAACAGTTCGGTTCCGGGGCCGCGCGGGGCTGTTTCGCCGCCGCCGACGGGAGTCTGCAGTGGGAAGCTTGGGGGTGGCGCTGGTGGGATTTCTCCGGGGCCTTTACAGTGAAACCCCAAAGACTGGCTGGCGGCGCAGGGGGTGCTCTCGGCACTGCTTCACCACCTCTCTCCAGCCTCATAGCCGTGTTCCTGCCGCAGGGCTTCCCCGATAGCGTCAGCCCGGACTATCTGCCCTACCAGTTATGGGATTCCGTGCAG gccTTTGCTTCCAGCCTCTCAGGCTCCCTCGCCACCCACGCAGTCTTGCTGGGCATAGGGGTGGGGAACGCAAAAGCTTCTGTTTCAGCTGCCACTGCCACCTGGTTGGTGAAAG ATTCAACTGGCATGTTGGGCCGCATCATCTTTGCCTGGTGGAAAGG GAGTAAACTGGACTGCAATGCCAAGCAATGGAG GCTTTTTGCTGATATCCTCAACGATGTAGCTATGTTCCTCGAGATTATGGCTCCCATTTATCCAATCTTTTTCACCATTACCATCTGTACCAGCAACCTGGCCAAG GAGACACTGGTAAACCTGGCAGGGCTCCTGGTCAGTCTCTTGATGCTTCCCCTCGTGTCAGATTGCCCTGG CTTCAGCCTTGgttgtttcttcttcctcactgCCCTTCACATCTACGCCAATTACCGGGCAGTCCGAGCCCTTGTCATAGAGACCTTGAATGAAGGCCGACTCCGGCTGGTCCTGAAGCACTTCCTTCAGAGGGGAGAGGTACTTGGCCCCACTTCAGCTAATCAGATGGAGCCACTGTGGACAG GTTTTTGGCCATCTCAGTCTCTATCCCTGGGGGTCCCCCTACACCGCTTGACCTCCAG tGTTTTTGACCTGCAACAGCTGGTTGAGGGACACCAAGAGCCCTACCTCCTTCGCTGGGACCTGTCACAAA ACCAGGTGCAAGTCGTTTTGAGCCAGATGGCAGGCCCTGAAACCATCCTAAGGGCTGCTACACACGGGCTGGTGCTTGAAGCCCTGCAGGGAGATGGGCCCCTCCCAAGAGGGCTGGAGGAACTGAGGAACCAAGTATGGGCAG GTCCTGAGAAAGACAACTGGGTCATCGTCAGGGACACACACCAAGTGTTGGACAAGCTATTCCCAAAGTTCTTGAAAG
- the RUSF1 gene encoding RUS family member 1 isoform X3 yields MGFRAGLCFQPLRLPRHPRSLAGHRGGERKSFCFSCHCHLVGERFNWHVGPHHLCLVERDVFSPYIQIANQPLLPNRSKLDCNAKQWRLFADILNDVAMFLEIMAPIYPIFFTITICTSNLAKCIVSVAGGATRAALTMHQARRNNMADVSAKDSSQETLVNLAGLLVSLLMLPLVSDCPGFSLGCFFFLTALHIYANYRAVRALVIETLNEGRLRLVLKHFLQRGEVLGPTSANQMEPLWTGFWPSQSLSLGVPLHRLTSSVFDLQQLVEGHQEPYLLRWDLSQNQVQVVLSQMAGPETILRAATHGLVLEALQGDGPLPRGLEELRNQVWAGPEKDNWVIVRDTHQVLDKLFPKFLKGLQDAGWKTEKHQLEVDEWRATWLLSPEKKVL; encoded by the exons ATGGGATTCCGTGCAG gccTTTGCTTCCAGCCTCTCAGGCTCCCTCGCCACCCACGCAGTCTTGCTGGGCATAGGGGTGGGGAACGCAAAAGCTTCTGTTTCAGCTGCCACTGCCACCTGGTTGGTGAAAG ATTCAACTGGCATGTTGGGCCGCATCATCTTTGCCTGGTGGAAAGG GATGTGTTTTCTCCTTATATCCAAATTGCAAACCAACCTCTCCTCCCCAACAGGAGTAAACTGGACTGCAATGCCAAGCAATGGAG GCTTTTTGCTGATATCCTCAACGATGTAGCTATGTTCCTCGAGATTATGGCTCCCATTTATCCAATCTTTTTCACCATTACCATCTGTACCAGCAACCTGGCCAAG TGCATTGTGAGTGTGGCTGGTGGGGCCACTCGGGCTGCCCTGACCATGCACCAGGCCCGGAGAAACAACATGGCTGATGTGTCAGCCAAGGATAGCAGTCAG GAGACACTGGTAAACCTGGCAGGGCTCCTGGTCAGTCTCTTGATGCTTCCCCTCGTGTCAGATTGCCCTGG CTTCAGCCTTGgttgtttcttcttcctcactgCCCTTCACATCTACGCCAATTACCGGGCAGTCCGAGCCCTTGTCATAGAGACCTTGAATGAAGGCCGACTCCGGCTGGTCCTGAAGCACTTCCTTCAGAGGGGAGAGGTACTTGGCCCCACTTCAGCTAATCAGATGGAGCCACTGTGGACAG GTTTTTGGCCATCTCAGTCTCTATCCCTGGGGGTCCCCCTACACCGCTTGACCTCCAG tGTTTTTGACCTGCAACAGCTGGTTGAGGGACACCAAGAGCCCTACCTCCTTCGCTGGGACCTGTCACAAA ACCAGGTGCAAGTCGTTTTGAGCCAGATGGCAGGCCCTGAAACCATCCTAAGGGCTGCTACACACGGGCTGGTGCTTGAAGCCCTGCAGGGAGATGGGCCCCTCCCAAGAGGGCTGGAGGAACTGAGGAACCAAGTATGGGCAG GTCCTGAGAAAGACAACTGGGTCATCGTCAGGGACACACACCAAGTGTTGGACAAGCTATTCCCAAAGTTCTTGAAAG
- the RUSF1 gene encoding RUS family member 1 isoform X4, whose protein sequence is MADASTLNRPLCCEQFGSGAARGCFAAADGSLQWEAWGWRWWDFSGAFTVKPQRLAGGAGGALGTASPPLSSLIAVFLPQGFPDSVSPDYLPYQLWDSVQAFASSLSGSLATHAVLLGIGVGNAKASVSAATATWLVKDSTGMLGRIIFAWWKGSKLDCNAKQWRLFADILNDVAMFLEIMAPIYPIFFTITICTSNLAKCIVSVAGGATRAALTMHQARRNNMADVSAKDSSQETLVNLAGLLVSLLMLPLVSDCPGVFDLQQLVEGHQEPYLLRWDLSQNQVQVVLSQMAGPETILRAATHGLVLEALQGDGPLPRGLEELRNQVWAGPEKDNWVIVRDTHQVLDKLFPKFLKGLQDAGWKTEKHQLEVDEWRATWLLSPEKKVL, encoded by the exons ATGGCTGACGCCTCGACTCTTAATCGCCCACTGTGCTGTGAACAGTTCGGTTCCGGGGCCGCGCGGGGCTGTTTCGCCGCCGCCGACGGGAGTCTGCAGTGGGAAGCTTGGGGGTGGCGCTGGTGGGATTTCTCCGGGGCCTTTACAGTGAAACCCCAAAGACTGGCTGGCGGCGCAGGGGGTGCTCTCGGCACTGCTTCACCACCTCTCTCCAGCCTCATAGCCGTGTTCCTGCCGCAGGGCTTCCCCGATAGCGTCAGCCCGGACTATCTGCCCTACCAGTTATGGGATTCCGTGCAG gccTTTGCTTCCAGCCTCTCAGGCTCCCTCGCCACCCACGCAGTCTTGCTGGGCATAGGGGTGGGGAACGCAAAAGCTTCTGTTTCAGCTGCCACTGCCACCTGGTTGGTGAAAG ATTCAACTGGCATGTTGGGCCGCATCATCTTTGCCTGGTGGAAAGG GAGTAAACTGGACTGCAATGCCAAGCAATGGAG GCTTTTTGCTGATATCCTCAACGATGTAGCTATGTTCCTCGAGATTATGGCTCCCATTTATCCAATCTTTTTCACCATTACCATCTGTACCAGCAACCTGGCCAAG TGCATTGTGAGTGTGGCTGGTGGGGCCACTCGGGCTGCCCTGACCATGCACCAGGCCCGGAGAAACAACATGGCTGATGTGTCAGCCAAGGATAGCAGTCAG GAGACACTGGTAAACCTGGCAGGGCTCCTGGTCAGTCTCTTGATGCTTCCCCTCGTGTCAGATTGCCCTGG tGTTTTTGACCTGCAACAGCTGGTTGAGGGACACCAAGAGCCCTACCTCCTTCGCTGGGACCTGTCACAAA ACCAGGTGCAAGTCGTTTTGAGCCAGATGGCAGGCCCTGAAACCATCCTAAGGGCTGCTACACACGGGCTGGTGCTTGAAGCCCTGCAGGGAGATGGGCCCCTCCCAAGAGGGCTGGAGGAACTGAGGAACCAAGTATGGGCAG GTCCTGAGAAAGACAACTGGGTCATCGTCAGGGACACACACCAAGTGTTGGACAAGCTATTCCCAAAGTTCTTGAAAG
- the RUSF1 gene encoding RUS family member 1 isoform X1: MADASTLNRPLCCEQFGSGAARGCFAAADGSLQWEAWGWRWWDFSGAFTVKPQRLAGGAGGALGTASPPLSSLIAVFLPQGFPDSVSPDYLPYQLWDSVQAFASSLSGSLATHAVLLGIGVGNAKASVSAATATWLVKDSTGMLGRIIFAWWKGSKLDCNAKQWRLFADILNDVAMFLEIMAPIYPIFFTITICTSNLAKCIVSVAGGATRAALTMHQARRNNMADVSAKDSSQETLVNLAGLLVSLLMLPLVSDCPGFSLGCFFFLTALHIYANYRAVRALVIETLNEGRLRLVLKHFLQRGEVLGPTSANQMEPLWTGFWPSQSLSLGVPLHRLTSSVFDLQQLVEGHQEPYLLRWDLSQNQVQVVLSQMAGPETILRAATHGLVLEALQGDGPLPRGLEELRNQVWAGPEKDNWVIVRDTHQVLDKLFPKFLKGLQDAGWKTEKHQLEVDEWRATWLLSPEKKVL; the protein is encoded by the exons ATGGCTGACGCCTCGACTCTTAATCGCCCACTGTGCTGTGAACAGTTCGGTTCCGGGGCCGCGCGGGGCTGTTTCGCCGCCGCCGACGGGAGTCTGCAGTGGGAAGCTTGGGGGTGGCGCTGGTGGGATTTCTCCGGGGCCTTTACAGTGAAACCCCAAAGACTGGCTGGCGGCGCAGGGGGTGCTCTCGGCACTGCTTCACCACCTCTCTCCAGCCTCATAGCCGTGTTCCTGCCGCAGGGCTTCCCCGATAGCGTCAGCCCGGACTATCTGCCCTACCAGTTATGGGATTCCGTGCAG gccTTTGCTTCCAGCCTCTCAGGCTCCCTCGCCACCCACGCAGTCTTGCTGGGCATAGGGGTGGGGAACGCAAAAGCTTCTGTTTCAGCTGCCACTGCCACCTGGTTGGTGAAAG ATTCAACTGGCATGTTGGGCCGCATCATCTTTGCCTGGTGGAAAGG GAGTAAACTGGACTGCAATGCCAAGCAATGGAG GCTTTTTGCTGATATCCTCAACGATGTAGCTATGTTCCTCGAGATTATGGCTCCCATTTATCCAATCTTTTTCACCATTACCATCTGTACCAGCAACCTGGCCAAG TGCATTGTGAGTGTGGCTGGTGGGGCCACTCGGGCTGCCCTGACCATGCACCAGGCCCGGAGAAACAACATGGCTGATGTGTCAGCCAAGGATAGCAGTCAG GAGACACTGGTAAACCTGGCAGGGCTCCTGGTCAGTCTCTTGATGCTTCCCCTCGTGTCAGATTGCCCTGG CTTCAGCCTTGgttgtttcttcttcctcactgCCCTTCACATCTACGCCAATTACCGGGCAGTCCGAGCCCTTGTCATAGAGACCTTGAATGAAGGCCGACTCCGGCTGGTCCTGAAGCACTTCCTTCAGAGGGGAGAGGTACTTGGCCCCACTTCAGCTAATCAGATGGAGCCACTGTGGACAG GTTTTTGGCCATCTCAGTCTCTATCCCTGGGGGTCCCCCTACACCGCTTGACCTCCAG tGTTTTTGACCTGCAACAGCTGGTTGAGGGACACCAAGAGCCCTACCTCCTTCGCTGGGACCTGTCACAAA ACCAGGTGCAAGTCGTTTTGAGCCAGATGGCAGGCCCTGAAACCATCCTAAGGGCTGCTACACACGGGCTGGTGCTTGAAGCCCTGCAGGGAGATGGGCCCCTCCCAAGAGGGCTGGAGGAACTGAGGAACCAAGTATGGGCAG GTCCTGAGAAAGACAACTGGGTCATCGTCAGGGACACACACCAAGTGTTGGACAAGCTATTCCCAAAGTTCTTGAAAG
- the LOC115504017 gene encoding alpha-hemoglobin-stabilizing protein: MALLQANKDLISKGMKEFNILLDQQIFPNPSIPEEAMVTIVDDWVNFYINYYRTQVVGEQQEQERALQELRQELNTLSAPFLAKYRAFLKSL; the protein is encoded by the exons ATGGCCCTTCTTCAAGCCAATAAGGATCTCATTTCCAAAGGAATGAAGGAATTTAATATTCTGCTGGATCAGCAG ATCTTTCCTAATCCTTCTATCCCTGAAGAAGCCATGGTGACTATAGTGGATGACTGGGTGAACTTCTACATCAACTATTACAGAACACAGGTGGTGGGGGAGCAGCAAGAGCAGGAAAGGGCTCTACAGGAACTTCGGCAAGAGCTAAAtactctgtctgcccctttcctggCCAAATATAGGGCCTTCCTGAAGTCCTTGTGA